The sequence below is a genomic window from Gossypium hirsutum isolate 1008001.06 chromosome A11, Gossypium_hirsutum_v2.1, whole genome shotgun sequence.
AATTTTGACCGGTTCCTTCGAGCATATGGGCGGAAGATAGCAGAATCTTCTGATTCCTTGACATTTTGAGTCCGACCCATCTGAGAAGACTGCTCCGATGGAACAACAGTATGCTTCTTACGAGGATGCATTGATTTCCTTTCACCTTCAGGCAACTCATTTTCACCATGAAAAAGTAAGAGATTATCAGCACTATTGGGTTCACAAACTGCAGGGATCCCTGGTCTACCACTACTTTCTACAGAATCACCATGAGGTGAGGCAGTCAATCCAAAACTGCCCTTCGCTTCACTGTATTATTAATGGATAGGTGACTCATCAGCTAACTACTCCATTACAATTTAGAACATAATTTTGCAGCACATAACAGAAAAAAGGACATACCTGATAGCAAAATGTTCTGCTTGCTGATCAGTGAGAGATGTAGACTGGACACTAACTGAAGCTGCATtgccaaatttgaaatccaaaggATTTCCACCCTGACAGCAATGTGTTTTATTGTGAATATTGATcaataagaaataagaaatagCAACAGGAGATAAAATGCATACTTTCTCAAGGAACTCCAgttctcttcttctttcctcGCGAACATCATACTCCTGCCTGTTATAGACAAgtaaaaatgataattaaaatggAATATTTGCATGTTGCTAGAGATGTGAACCAAGTGAACTTTTCAAGAtaactaaaagaatttgtttaAGCAATGGACTGCAAGTATAACCTAAGCTCTGCTTGAGCCTTCTCAATAGCTACTCTGCGCGGAGAGGTCTTGACACCAATCCCAACTCCACCATCAACAACACCTCCCATGGAATCAACCTCAGCATTTACTAAGAGAGCAGAGCCTGAGTTACATCCATGCATCCCTACCTAAATATCTACAGGATAGCCCCTCCCAttgatgcaaaaagaaaaaagaatatgaTATTCGTGAATACCTACAAAAGATGTTTGAGtaaacaaaaggaaaaagaaaatcagaatAACAAACAGAGCATACAGAAACCAAGgcaaataaacaaataatgaaTTGAAAAGCAGCAGCAAAGAACTATGAACAAATAATTTCCCCTCCAGTAAGTTGCAATCCAGACAACCTCATAACCAcagtaaagataattttattcatttaataaaaattcaagtttGTAACAATTCACAATCATACAAAAACTACTATCATCAAATCActcaagataaaaaataaaaaataaaaaaaagaggcaTGAAGTTTTCCAGAAGCTCGGATATGTATGAAACCAACTCCAAAATACAAGGTAGAAACTCCCAGCAAATGGACAAGAATACAAAGAGAAGAATCATGAATGTATTTTGTACATTGTTTACAATAAGAATGACTTGAACTAGATTAAGAAATAAGGAGAAGCAATATTATTCctattttttcttattcttttccaCAATGTGTTGGCACTTGccagaaagggaaagaaaaaaaagttttacaTAACATCATCAATCCCACTTAGATATCAtatcttttatcttttaattttcccCTCCCACACAGCAGTTTCATAGCAACTTAATTTATCTCCAAAAGCCATTAAAGTGCACTCCATATCTTGTATCCATTTAAAAACATGCGAAACAAAGTTAAATTTGCACGAGGAGAGATTCCCACTAAGTTTTGAACAGTTAAAAAACACAATAAAGGAAAAACATATCCCGACATTAATTTGAAGGAAAAAAGCAATGCTGAATGATAGTAAATTAACAATTACATCAATGGCACCCGACAAGCATACTCGCATTTCATATATACGCATGCATAAGAGTAAATGATATCATGAAAAGAGCTCCGCACCAGCAATTCTCTACAACTTCCGGATAAGAACCACAAGAAGTCAAAAATCAGTAGCTAAACAACAAAGTTTAGTGCGAAATGACCTTTCCCAGCATTTAACTTCGAATTAATGTCAATAAACATATATGAAGACGCTACCACGTAAATCCACAAGCATTCAATAGAAATGTGAATAGAAAATCACAGGAAGGAACAAACCGAAACCCTAAACGCATTGAATCACGAAAAGAGTGCCCTAATTTGGAACATTACTCAAATTCTAGGGTTTCCAGAACGAAAATTAAGCACGAAATGAAACCTGAATTGGGGTACGGAGTCGTGCAATTGGGAACTAGGGCACAGCACCGAGGAGCACCTGAATGTTCCCGCTCTTTTTTACACTCTCGTTACCTCTCtatctctctctcctagggttttcaagcttcgaGCCCTTCCTCAACGTCGTTGTCCTCAATCAAAACGACACGAATTACCCCAAAATACGACACATCCCTGTAAAATGCAAGCCATGAGCACGTTGTCGAGTCCCTCTCTATTAAGAGTCCTTACACCTTTGTGTAACTTTTTTTCGTTTTCGCTCGTTAAaaaagtttttggttttttttttaagcgATTTTTTTTCCTTCGAGTTTTTTTTTTCGTTCGGATCAGCTGATTTTAGTGGGCCTTGGGTTTTTTCTGAGTGGGCTTTACTTTTTACTTGAGGAAGATGACGAGTATTTTATGGGTTTTCCTTCCAATCTGGGCTTTTTTGGTTAAGCCTAaagatttattatataaaaataaaaattcataatttatttcgtgaaaatttgtttttccatttaaaaagattcttaattgcttttttatttaattatttttcttatttccatTTATGTTGCTATCCATTttggtttttcataatttaaagtactaataattgctattgataagtttttttaaaaatgttgtacggtttattattattgtaaagtaaaaatttgtatttaaaattcattaatattataatatatggaatatataaacttaaattatattaagtaataaatattatgatataaGTAATACAtggaaaatatataaattaaattctttaatattatgatatatgaaatatatataaccttaaattataattaattatataacaaaatttataatttactcaAATGTAAAGAATCCTTATTGTTATATGTTCTTAGGTAGCAAGGTATTAATAAATATCCAACTTAAATTATATTAcgaatataatatattaatttatggtGCCTATTGTTAGTATTCTGAtatataaaatactttttaaataattaatatagattatatgtaaatttatatattaactattatttatttatataaactaTTGTAATACATAGAGAATAAACAAGTTTTTACCTCTAACTAGACAAGTTATacctattaaatataaaattataaaataatatttgacaACTTTAAATTCAAATACTAGGTGAAATTTTACATTCGAACATTTATATAGGCATGGCTATGTAATATGTACCCTGATCAAATGACAGGTATTGCTTGCATATAAGCTCTCCTGACCTCTCTGGGATTCATTTCCAAGAATCTGCAACACTCTTTTCTTGGTACGTATTTCCCTTGTTGCGTGATTGTAATTGTAAGCCTTGCTCTGGGAAAATGGTTCTTGTATGGTTTCTTGAGTTATGCATACGTTGCCAACTTTTTCTGCTTCTTTTTcgtttcattcattcatttctttcttgatttcttttatttctgAAACAAGGTATTCtagttttttattatatatttgaactATCTACTGCAGTTTTGCAGGATATAGTTTCCATCTTAGATAATCTGCAACCCTCCTAGTTTGctgatttgggtttcttttaaaaTGGATCATAGTTTTATTCTGAGAAGATGGATGGTGGAGGGAGCGGCGGAGATGGTGTTAGTGACAGCGAAAATGAACCAATAGAAGGCTCCACTTCCACCACGGTAACACAGAATCCTTCCGTTGTCATTGGCCAAGAACACCAACCGGAACCAAGTAGATTCCCCTTGCATAATTATAGTCCACCTCCACCACCTTCTTCGCCTCCACCACCTTCTTCGCCTCCACCTGTTAGACGCACTCCTTCATATCCACCGCCTCGGCCTCCACCTCGTACATCTCTTCGCTCATATACACCTCCTCCGCCTCCACGAAGGCCTCTAACTGTTACTAATTTTAGTTTTTCACGTCCCACAGATCCTCTCCGAGCAAGAATTCCGCCGTAAGTAACATTGCGTGTTCTATTATCTAATTCATCTTCTTTTTGTATGTTCCTCTCTTCGTTTCCCTTCATATCTTTTGCTCGTAATAGACCCCCTGGATTTTCATTTCCCACACCACGTCCAAGACCGCTAAGGCAGCCAAGTCCAGCTTTAGCAGCACGACCTTTCTTAACATGTACATCACAATCTCAAGGGATGGCTGGATCATCAGTGGCACTGGAACTAAACCATTCTGGTTCTGCGACGCCTTCACATGCAAAACCTGGTTTGACCCTTTTTCTCCAGTAATTTGCACACTACACTATTAATTTTCCCTCTTTCTCAAGTCTCCTTTAGGAATTTCTAAATTACTACTAATAATATGGACAGCATTAATCGTAGAATAATGTAGTTAAATTTTACTATCACTGTGTCTTTCATCAAAAGTTATAATAAAGTTGCCATTTCATCACAGATCCAGGGCGTAGAAATCGGCTGAAGATTATCACAAAGAGAAAGAGATCAGAGGAAAGCAAGGATGGAAACAATGAGGAAAGAAGCGGTATCGTCATCAGGGATAAACAGCCGCCAAGTAGAGACAGATGCAAAGAAGATCAACAAGGCAACCCTGATGATCCTGACTCGGACAAAGACGATAGTTTGCCCCGCATGGACATTTATCAAGGAATAGTAGATTAGATGAATGAAACAACCACAGCTTTATGGATTGTCATATGCGGTGGCTATTAAATAACTGTTACCATACTCCTTGAGCATAAGTGATAAAACTCTGTGAAAAACTTTCTTTACAAGAAAAAAAGATTCCGTGATGGATTTTTATAGAAATCGTTCTTTCCAGACAAgtaaatttggtaaataaaatctAACAATGAATATATATAGCTTCTCTTAAAAGAAGCCATAGACAAATTGCTGAATCCACCGGGAAAAACCAAACAAACAATTGGAGGAAAACACCGGTGGCCATTTGGAATATGTCGATATTTGTTGGCGGTGTTATTATAAATACTCTTAGACGGTCTTACCGAAGCTGATAGTTACAAAAATTGACAGATCGCGGATTAGTATATTATAAGATGGTTGCTCAAAGTTTCAATAGTTGTCATTTTCGTCATTGTTATAGTATGAGATTACACATGTGTTTAATGTGTAGTTAGTTAGGAGGTTAAGCAGTTAGTGAGCTGGTAACAGCTTTCTCAAAAGGTTTCTCAAATGTATATATACTTATACTTGGACACTATTCCATCATGcgatttcaataaaaaattgaatacagTCATTTGCTATTTCTTGTATTTCTTAGTAAAAGAATCTGCTAGCTTACTAGGTTCCTATCATGGTATCTGTCGCAAGGTGATCTTAGGCCATGGCTACCGTGCATTCCGTCGAGTCTGACTCTGGCTCTAGCTTCCTTGGTGATCAGGTGGTCACGTCCTTCCCTCGGCATGAGGTTGTAAAGCTTGACGCAGAGATCTTTATTCAGTGGCAACAACAAGTTCGTCTCATCCTTCGTGGTTATGGCTTGCTCGGCTTTCTTGATGGAACACTGTCGGCTCCATCGTGATTTATTCCGTCCTCCGATGGGGCTCTTGTTTCCAATCCGGCGGCATCTATTTATGAACAACAAGATAACTTACTTACCTCGTGGTTGTTGTCCACGATCAGCTCCTCATTTCTCTCTTCATTCACGGATGTTAGCACTGCCGGTGATGTCTGGCGTATGGCGAATAACTTGTTTGCCGCCGATACTACTGCAAAGTAATCGCAGTTGCGCCATGATCTTCATTCTCTTCGAAAAGGTACTCCCTCTGTTCGGTTATATGTTGACAGAATCAAGAATTTGTGCGCTCTTCTTGCAGCATCTGGATCTCTGATCTTGGAGGCTGAACACACGGCGGTTTTTCTTACCGGTCTTCCGACTGACTTTGAAGCCATCGTATCTCACGCGTCGCTCTCTCCGGTTCCGTTATCTTTTCAACGACTAGTTGATGCGTTGCTCGAGTGTGAGGCTCGCCAGATCCGCTCTGTCCAGGATGTTTTGGTAGCTGCGAACGCTGTGAAAGGGACTCCGTTGCAGCCGACGGACGGGGGTCTTCGTGGTGGTCGCTCATCTGGTCGTGGCCGTGGTTGAACCTTCCGTCCACGCATACAATGCCAGATTTGCAGTCGGTTCGGTCATCTCGCGCAGCGGTGTTACTACCGTTATGATCGTGATGGGCAGTTGGTTCCGACGTGGGAAGCAAATGCTCTGGCTATGCATAATCGTGGGTTTGATCTTGGTGCAAACAGAGGTGAGCTGGAGCGTGAGAATCGACCCCCTGCCTATGATCAAAATTGGGGGTCTCTTGGTCAAAATTGGTGGTCTCACGATCGGTCAAATGCTGGAGTTAATAATGTTGCCTCACGTGGGCCACCTGGCTATGGCAATCATGGTTTTAATCCATTTGGTTATTGTGGTAATGGACCGACTGATTTTGATGGCCGAAACTTCAGTTCTGGCTCTCATGGGCGTGCCTTTAATGTTGGACGTCGTTCCTTTGGGCCACACCTTGATGGTGATTCTTTGGGCCACCCGTATGGTGGGCTTACTTTCCGACCGCGTGGGCCTAGTGGGTCGGTTCGGTCTCGATCAAATGATGATCATA
It includes:
- the LOC107923352 gene encoding serine/arginine repetitive matrix protein 1 isoform X2; amino-acid sequence: MDGGGSGGDGVSDSENEPIEGSTSTTVTQNPSVVIGQEHQPEPSRFPLHNYSPPPPPSSPPPPSSPPPVRRTPSYPPPRPPPHPLRARIPPPPGFSFPTPRPRPLRQPSPALAARPFLTCTSQSQGMAGSSVALELNHSGSATPSHAKPDPGRRNRLKIITKRKRSEESKDGNNEERSGIVIRDKQPPSRDRCKEDQQGNPDDPDSDKDDSLPRMDIYQGIVD
- the LOC107923352 gene encoding extensin isoform X3; its protein translation is MDGGGSGGDGVSDSENEPIEGSTSTTVTQNPSVVIGQEHQPEPSRFPLHNYSPPPPPSSPPPPSSPPPVRRTPSYPPPRPPPRTSLRSYTPPPPPRRPLTVTNFSFSRPTDPLRARIPPPPGFSFPTPRPRPLRQPSPALAARPFLTCTSQSQGMAGSSVALELNHSGSATPSHAKPGLTLFLQSRA
- the LOC107923352 gene encoding proline-rich receptor-like protein kinase PERK8 isoform X1, which encodes MDGGGSGGDGVSDSENEPIEGSTSTTVTQNPSVVIGQEHQPEPSRFPLHNYSPPPPPSSPPPPSSPPPVRRTPSYPPPRPPPRTSLRSYTPPPPPRRPLTVTNFSFSRPTDPLRARIPPPPGFSFPTPRPRPLRQPSPALAARPFLTCTSQSQGMAGSSVALELNHSGSATPSHAKPDPGRRNRLKIITKRKRSEESKDGNNEERSGIVIRDKQPPSRDRCKEDQQGNPDDPDSDKDDSLPRMDIYQGIVD